A genomic segment from Spinacia oleracea cultivar Varoflay chromosome 3, BTI_SOV_V1, whole genome shotgun sequence encodes:
- the LOC130469825 gene encoding uncharacterized protein has translation MEYLSNWVVKEINMDLEAAGEARLLQLNELDELRFEAYENHRLYKEQTKKFHDKMIQKREFNIGDKVLLYNSRLRIFLGKLKSRWSGPFTITEVKEHGAIEVASENGTKFKVNDQRLKLYTEGAFIGKLETIYLSDPPTDA, from the coding sequence ATGGAATATCTCTCTAATTGGGTCGTCAAGGAGATCAATATGGATTTAGAAGCGGCCGGTGAAGCGAGACTTCTTCAATTGAATGAGTTAGATGAACTTCGGTTTGAAGCTTACGAGAATCATAGACTCTACAAGGAGCAAACGAAGAAGTTTCATGATAAGATGATCCAAAAACGAGAGTTCAACATCGGTGATAAGGTCTTGCTTTACAATTCACGATTACGGATTTTTCTAGGAAAGCTTAAGTCTAGATGGTCCGGACCTTTTACTATCACCGAAGTCAAGGAACATGGAGCTATTGAGGTTGCTAGTGAAAATGGCACCAAGTTCAAAGTGAACGATCAACGTTTGAAGCTATACACTGAAGGAGCGTTTATTGGAAAATTGGAGACGATCTATCTCTCTGATCCACCCACCGACGCTTGA